Proteins encoded in a region of the Halothiobacillus diazotrophicus genome:
- a CDS encoding NAD(P)/FAD-dependent oxidoreductase has translation MNTEDTADNLKSCDVLVIGGGPAGATVAPLLVARGYRVVVLEKAHHPRFHIGESLLPANMPLFDRLGVGDDIRAIGMEKWGAEFISPWHDHTQMFEFADAWDKSQPMAYQVRRSAFDEILIRNAERKGAAVFEGCKVTAVDFLPDGAGAAVTAEGDDGSVRRWHARFVVDASGRDTFLASRMQLKQRNPRHNSAAVFGHYRGVRRNPGQAEGNISIFWFDHGWFWFIPLPDGVTSIGMVTWPYHMKTRGERSLREFLHDSIALCPGLADRMADAEPAGDVEATGNYAYSADRTHGENYVLLGDAYAFIDPVFSSGVLLAMQSGFLAAEAIDVCLKQPAQAAKALRRFDRMMRLGPREFSWFIYRVTNPTMRDLFMGPRNIFRVKEALLSLLAGDIFGKTPIWPSLWLLKGIYYLSSLRHPRRTFRAWQNRRTIVRAPS, from the coding sequence ATGAATACGGAAGACACGGCGGACAACCTGAAATCCTGCGACGTGCTGGTCATTGGCGGAGGGCCGGCCGGTGCCACCGTCGCACCGCTGCTGGTGGCGCGCGGCTATCGGGTGGTCGTGCTGGAGAAGGCCCATCACCCGCGCTTCCATATCGGCGAATCGCTGCTGCCAGCCAACATGCCCCTGTTCGATCGACTCGGCGTGGGGGATGATATCCGCGCCATCGGTATGGAAAAGTGGGGGGCGGAGTTCATTTCGCCCTGGCATGACCACACGCAGATGTTCGAATTCGCCGACGCCTGGGACAAGTCCCAGCCCATGGCCTATCAGGTGCGTCGTTCGGCGTTCGACGAAATCCTGATCCGCAATGCCGAACGCAAGGGTGCGGCGGTCTTCGAGGGCTGCAAGGTCACCGCCGTCGATTTCCTGCCGGACGGTGCGGGTGCGGCGGTCACCGCCGAGGGCGACGACGGATCGGTGCGCCGTTGGCATGCCCGGTTCGTGGTGGATGCCTCGGGGCGAGACACGTTTCTCGCGAGCCGGATGCAGCTCAAGCAGCGCAACCCCCGCCACAACAGTGCGGCCGTCTTCGGCCACTATCGCGGCGTGCGGCGCAACCCGGGGCAGGCCGAGGGCAATATCTCGATCTTCTGGTTCGATCACGGCTGGTTCTGGTTCATTCCTCTGCCGGACGGCGTGACCAGCATCGGGATGGTGACCTGGCCGTACCACATGAAAACCCGCGGGGAACGCAGCCTGCGCGAGTTCCTGCACGACAGCATCGCCCTGTGCCCGGGGCTGGCCGATCGCATGGCGGATGCCGAGCCGGCGGGCGACGTGGAAGCCACGGGCAACTATGCCTACAGCGCGGATCGGACGCATGGCGAGAATTACGTGCTGCTGGGCGATGCCTATGCCTTCATCGATCCCGTGTTCTCCTCGGGCGTGCTGCTGGCGATGCAGAGCGGATTTCTGGCTGCCGAGGCCATCGACGTCTGCCTGAAGCAGCCCGCGCAGGCCGCAAAGGCCCTGCGCCGCTTCGACCGGATGATGCGCCTGGGCCCGCGCGAGTTCTCGTGGTTCATCTACCGGGTGACCAACCCGACGATGCGCGACCTGTTCATGGGGCCGCGCAACATCTTCCGGGTCAAGGAGGCGCTCCTGTCCCTGCTGGCCGGGGACATCTTCGGCAAGACGCCGATATGGCCGTCCCTGTGGCTGCTCAAGGGCATCTACTACCTCAGTTCCCTGCGTCATCCGCGCCGTACGTTCCGTGCCTGGCAGAATCGCCGCACGATCGTGCGCGCGCCGTCGTGA
- a CDS encoding lysophospholipid acyltransferase family protein translates to MSPRLPMPASSSRPTSTRWIAYEYVAMGLGLSFLGLLCLIWLPFALVLRLLLPSGFGRRFGQRMIAVGFRLYLGFLRLFCASRFDLDEIDELRDLPPRILIANHPSLLDVVLIVSRLPNVVCVMKASLMRNLLLGAAARLAGYISNDGPLEMVLQAGQALDEGAHVLIFPEGSRTRHFPLDPLNNSAALIARRTGIPIQSLLIRFQSPDPLPYLGKGWPLWRKPSLPQYWSVRLGPVFALGAEPRTQSQTEISPTSRRETVALTERIENELRLHLSRNPSS, encoded by the coding sequence GTGAGTCCGCGCCTGCCCATGCCTGCTTCCTCCTCGCGCCCGACCTCGACACGCTGGATCGCCTACGAATACGTGGCCATGGGCCTCGGGTTGTCGTTTCTGGGCCTGCTCTGCCTGATCTGGCTGCCGTTTGCGCTGGTGCTCCGGCTTCTCCTGCCGAGCGGCTTCGGTCGGCGTTTCGGCCAGCGGATGATCGCCGTCGGATTCCGCCTCTATCTGGGTTTTCTCCGCCTGTTCTGCGCCAGCCGCTTCGATCTGGACGAAATCGACGAACTGCGTGATCTGCCGCCGCGCATCCTGATCGCCAATCATCCGTCGCTGCTCGATGTCGTGCTCATCGTCTCGCGCCTGCCGAACGTCGTCTGTGTGATGAAGGCCAGCCTGATGCGCAACCTGTTGCTGGGCGCGGCGGCGCGACTGGCCGGTTATATCTCCAACGATGGGCCTCTGGAAATGGTGCTACAGGCCGGCCAGGCCTTGGACGAAGGCGCCCACGTTCTGATCTTCCCCGAAGGCAGTCGGACCAGGCACTTCCCTCTCGATCCGCTGAACAACAGTGCGGCGCTGATCGCCCGCCGGACCGGCATCCCCATCCAGAGCCTGCTGATCCGGTTCCAGTCGCCCGATCCGTTGCCGTATCTCGGCAAGGGATGGCCCCTGTGGCGCAAGCCGAGCCTGCCGCAGTACTGGTCGGTACGGCTCGGGCCGGTCTTTGCGCTGGGCGCGGAGCCCCGCACGCAATCCCAGACGGAAATCAGCCCGACCTCCCGCCGGGAAACCGTCGCCCTCACCGAACGCATCGAAAACGAATTGCGCCTCCATCTTTCCCGGAACCCCTCGTCATGA
- a CDS encoding glycosyltransferase family 2 protein produces MTPIASRSHLVLIPSFNPGEKVYETVQAARARWAPVWVVVDGSTDGTAAGLTRLAESDPDLRVLVLPENRGKGAAILAGLVEASAAGFTHVLTMDSDGQHPADRIPSFMAASQAEPEAMILGKPVFDADAPRLRVNGRKVSNGWANLETLWMGIGDSLFGFRVYPIAPLRRIMERTRWMRRFDFDPEAVVRLCWAGVRPVNLPTPVRYFTVEEGGVSHFNYLRDNLLLTGMHTRLFLGFLWRLPQLIVRKFV; encoded by the coding sequence ATGACCCCCATCGCCTCGCGCAGTCATCTCGTGCTCATCCCGAGCTTCAACCCCGGCGAAAAGGTGTACGAAACCGTGCAGGCCGCGCGTGCCCGGTGGGCACCGGTCTGGGTCGTGGTGGATGGCAGCACCGATGGCACCGCAGCCGGGTTGACCCGGCTGGCCGAGTCCGATCCGGATTTGCGGGTGCTGGTGCTGCCGGAAAATCGGGGGAAGGGGGCGGCCATCCTGGCGGGGCTTGTCGAGGCGTCGGCAGCGGGTTTCACCCATGTGCTGACCATGGATTCCGACGGACAGCATCCCGCAGACCGGATTCCGTCGTTCATGGCCGCTTCCCAGGCGGAACCCGAGGCGATGATTCTCGGCAAACCCGTATTTGATGCCGATGCGCCGCGCCTGCGCGTCAACGGGCGCAAGGTGTCCAACGGCTGGGCGAATCTGGAAACCCTGTGGATGGGCATCGGCGATTCGCTGTTCGGGTTCCGCGTGTACCCCATCGCCCCGCTGCGTCGCATCATGGAACGTACCCGCTGGATGCGCCGGTTCGATTTCGACCCCGAAGCGGTGGTGCGGCTGTGCTGGGCCGGCGTTCGCCCGGTCAACCTGCCCACGCCGGTCCGTTATTTCACCGTCGAGGAGGGCGGGGTCTCGCACTTCAATTACCTGCGGGACAACCTGCTGCTGACGGGGATGCACACGCGTCTTTTTCTCGGTTTCCTCTGGCGTTTGCCGCAGCTGATCGTCCGCAAGTTCGTTTAA
- a CDS encoding sensor domain-containing protein has product MQRDPLFLTKILDLLVDAVCVVDPQGRFVFVSSACERIFGYTPEELIGRNMIELVYVADRDRTLEAAQRVMSGHLQVHFENRYVRKDGRVVDIMWSARWSEDDQLRLAVARDITEIKRAERQQRAMYRISEATHAAVDLPELYLQIHQIISELLPGNHFRVALYDETSDTVHFPSLEDGGTEKSTQQELSDDPGLAQVIRSGKPLLTTAGRPADQEHIAGSAGPNWLGVPLTFQGGIMGALVIRSAVSDVRLSAEDQALLQFVSDQVASAIMRKRTEGQLRHMAGHDALTDLPNRVLFQDRFDRALSAALREGTYLALLYLDLNGFKQVNDRFGHDVGDQLLQSVATRLTQALRESDTIARMGGDEFTVLLTRVHSTTAVAAIVEKIRSVIDEPYEIGGEIGGHALKVSASIGSALYPEHGQTRTQLIQHADAEMYAEKSRWRA; this is encoded by the coding sequence ATGCAGCGTGATCCTCTGTTTCTGACAAAAATCCTCGATCTTCTGGTCGATGCCGTATGCGTCGTCGATCCGCAAGGTCGATTTGTCTTCGTCAGTTCCGCCTGCGAGCGGATTTTCGGCTACACGCCCGAAGAGTTGATCGGCCGAAACATGATCGAACTCGTCTATGTGGCGGATCGCGACCGGACCCTCGAAGCAGCGCAGCGCGTCATGTCCGGTCATCTTCAGGTGCATTTCGAGAACCGATATGTCCGCAAGGATGGTCGGGTGGTGGACATCATGTGGTCGGCGCGTTGGTCCGAAGACGACCAGCTTCGTCTGGCCGTCGCGCGCGACATCACGGAAATCAAGCGGGCCGAGCGTCAGCAGCGGGCAATGTATCGCATCTCGGAAGCCACGCATGCCGCGGTGGATTTGCCCGAGCTGTATCTGCAAATTCACCAGATAATCAGCGAATTGTTGCCAGGGAATCATTTCCGTGTGGCGCTTTACGATGAGACGTCAGACACCGTGCATTTCCCCTCTCTTGAGGATGGGGGCACGGAAAAATCCACCCAGCAAGAACTGAGCGACGATCCGGGTCTGGCGCAGGTCATTCGTTCGGGCAAGCCGCTCCTGACGACGGCCGGACGACCCGCGGATCAAGAACACATTGCCGGGAGTGCCGGCCCCAACTGGCTTGGGGTTCCGCTGACCTTCCAGGGCGGCATCATGGGGGCGCTTGTAATTCGTAGTGCGGTATCCGACGTGCGGTTGTCCGCGGAGGATCAGGCGTTGCTCCAGTTCGTGTCTGACCAGGTGGCCAGTGCAATCATGCGCAAGCGTACGGAGGGCCAGTTGCGTCATATGGCCGGGCACGATGCCCTGACCGATTTGCCCAACCGGGTATTGTTCCAGGACAGGTTTGATCGGGCTCTGTCGGCTGCCCTTCGAGAGGGGACCTACCTGGCGTTGTTGTATCTGGATTTGAATGGTTTCAAGCAGGTCAACGATAGGTTTGGTCATGACGTGGGCGATCAGTTGCTGCAATCGGTAGCCACCCGCTTGACGCAGGCACTGCGCGAATCCGACACCATCGCCCGGATGGGCGGTGATGAATTTACCGTGTTGCTGACCCGGGTTCACTCGACGACCGCCGTTGCCGCAATCGTGGAAAAGATCCGCAGCGTGATCGACGAACCCTATGAAATAGGCGGTGAAATAGGCGGTCACGCGCTCAAGGTTTCTGCCAGTATTGGGTCAGCCTTATATCCGGAGCATGGGCAGACGCGTACACAGCTGATTCAGCATGCCGATGCCGAAATGTATGCTGAAAAGTCGCGCTGGCGGGCCTGA
- a CDS encoding PCP reductase family protein: protein MSNESSAAPAAMIWDEAALKRLEAIPGFVRGMAKSKIEKAAQAAGETKVTVEFMDANKAKLMG, encoded by the coding sequence ATGTCGAACGAATCCTCTGCCGCCCCCGCCGCCATGATCTGGGACGAAGCCGCGCTCAAGCGTCTGGAAGCCATTCCCGGCTTCGTACGCGGTATGGCCAAGAGCAAGATCGAGAAGGCCGCCCAGGCGGCGGGCGAAACCAAGGTCACCGTCGAATTCATGGATGCGAACAAGGCGAAGCTGATGGGCTGA
- a CDS encoding glutathione S-transferase family protein, whose product MKFYMTPGSCTTGIHILLEELDLLFEVYRVDLLAGDHKKPEFLALNPKATIPLLVDDSGRAITEFPAIAYWLARRYPKAGLLSDNLDDEVRILETMDFVVSTLHMQGFARIFTTEVFTANPDEHEAVRQRGQDIVTAGFAVIAGQLGEASTVVGRFSIADAALFYTEFWADHLGIPMPEACARHYRAMLSRPAVRRVLMEEGYRVG is encoded by the coding sequence ATGAAGTTCTACATGACGCCCGGTTCCTGCACGACGGGCATCCACATCCTCCTGGAAGAGCTCGATCTGCTGTTCGAAGTCTACCGGGTCGATCTGCTGGCCGGCGACCACAAGAAGCCGGAATTTCTCGCGCTCAATCCCAAGGCGACCATCCCGCTGCTGGTGGACGATTCGGGCCGGGCGATCACCGAGTTTCCCGCCATCGCCTACTGGCTGGCGCGCCGCTACCCCAAGGCGGGGCTCCTGTCCGACAATCTCGACGACGAGGTCCGCATCCTCGAAACGATGGACTTCGTGGTGAGTACCCTCCACATGCAGGGCTTTGCCCGGATCTTCACCACCGAGGTCTTCACCGCGAATCCCGACGAGCACGAAGCCGTCCGGCAACGCGGGCAGGATATCGTCACGGCCGGATTCGCCGTCATCGCCGGGCAACTCGGCGAGGCGAGCACCGTGGTCGGCCGGTTTTCCATCGCCGATGCGGCCCTGTTCTATACCGAGTTCTGGGCCGATCACCTCGGCATTCCGATGCCCGAAGCCTGCGCGCGGCACTACCGCGCCATGCTCTCCCGACCGGCGGTTCGCCGCGTGCTCATGGAAGAGGGTTATCGCGTCGGCTGA
- a CDS encoding GGDEF domain-containing protein: MKPPPIPTDERLRLDTLRSLNLLDTPPEERFDRLARLARRLFNVPISLVSLVDSDRQWFKSSMGLEVRETPREVSFCGHALLDDDVMVVHDALADDRFVDNPLVADDPYIRFYAGCPLSALNGSKLGTLCIIDHEPRRFDAEDRALLQDLAGMVEREIAALQLSTLDELTLISNRRGFMSLAQQSLNLCRRMQMPATLMSIDLNGFKEINDRFGHAEGDLALKAFADIMRHIFRVSDVFARLGGDEFVVLMSDVDQTAIDAVLTRFREAVEDYNATANRGYDLRYSVGYVPFDPNSSETIESLLCRADTHMYAEKRARKRDDHASSQSG, encoded by the coding sequence ATGAAACCCCCACCGATTCCCACCGACGAACGACTTCGGCTCGATACCCTCCGTTCCCTCAATCTGCTCGATACCCCGCCCGAAGAGCGGTTCGACCGATTGGCGCGGCTGGCCCGGCGCCTGTTCAACGTGCCGATTTCCCTGGTGTCGCTGGTGGATAGCGATCGGCAGTGGTTCAAGTCCAGCATGGGTCTCGAAGTTCGTGAAACCCCGCGAGAGGTCTCGTTTTGTGGGCATGCGTTGCTGGATGACGACGTCATGGTCGTGCACGATGCGCTGGCCGACGATCGTTTCGTCGACAATCCCCTGGTCGCGGACGATCCCTATATCCGCTTTTACGCCGGTTGCCCCCTGTCGGCGCTGAACGGCAGCAAACTCGGTACCCTCTGCATCATCGATCACGAACCGCGCCGATTCGATGCGGAGGACCGTGCGCTCCTGCAGGATCTGGCCGGCATGGTCGAGCGAGAAATCGCCGCGCTTCAATTATCCACCCTGGATGAACTGACGCTCATCTCCAATCGGCGCGGCTTCATGTCGCTGGCGCAGCAATCGCTCAACCTCTGCCGACGGATGCAGATGCCCGCCACCCTGATGAGTATCGATCTCAACGGCTTCAAGGAGATCAATGACCGTTTCGGGCACGCCGAGGGGGACCTCGCCCTGAAGGCCTTCGCCGACATCATGCGGCATATCTTCCGGGTCTCCGACGTGTTTGCCCGCCTGGGCGGCGACGAATTCGTCGTCCTGATGAGCGATGTCGACCAGACGGCGATCGATGCAGTGCTGACGCGATTCCGTGAGGCGGTTGAGGACTACAATGCCACCGCGAACCGCGGCTACGATCTGCGCTATTCGGTGGGTTACGTCCCTTTCGATCCGAACAGCAGCGAAACCATCGAGTCGTTGCTCTGTCGTGCGGATACGCACATGTACGCCGAAAAGCGCGCCAGAAAACGGGACGATCATGCCAGTAGCCAATCGGGCTGA
- a CDS encoding PhzF family phenazine biosynthesis protein — protein MMLKLYQVDAFTSRPFGGNPAAVVPLDNWLPEDMLQAIANENNLSETAFFVPSASGFELRWFTPVREVDLCGHATLATAYVLFDMLGYDQPVIRFETRSGPLFVEKQGDRLVMDFPADPPEPCPLIETLILGLGQPPRALLVASDYLAVYDDEATIRAIKPDQNLLAQLDRRGVMVTAPGDTVDFVSRFFAPKYGILEDPVTGSAHCTLAPYWAERLGKTDLEARQISPRVGEISCHVRGDRVTLVGSAVLYLEGSIRV, from the coding sequence ATGATGCTCAAGCTCTATCAGGTCGATGCGTTCACCAGCCGGCCATTCGGCGGCAATCCGGCGGCCGTGGTGCCTTTGGACAACTGGCTGCCGGAAGACATGCTCCAGGCCATCGCCAACGAAAACAATCTGTCCGAGACCGCGTTCTTCGTCCCGTCAGCGTCCGGGTTCGAGCTGCGCTGGTTCACCCCGGTGCGCGAGGTGGATCTCTGTGGCCATGCCACCCTGGCTACCGCCTACGTCCTGTTCGACATGCTGGGGTATGACCAGCCGGTGATCCGCTTCGAGACGCGTAGCGGCCCCCTGTTCGTCGAAAAGCAGGGCGATCGCCTGGTTATGGATTTCCCCGCCGACCCGCCCGAGCCCTGTCCACTGATCGAGACTCTGATCCTGGGCCTGGGACAACCGCCCCGGGCCCTGCTGGTCGCTTCCGACTATCTCGCCGTGTACGACGATGAGGCGACCATCCGTGCCATCAAGCCCGATCAGAATCTTCTTGCGCAGCTGGACCGCCGTGGCGTGATGGTCACCGCGCCGGGCGACACGGTGGATTTCGTCAGCCGCTTCTTTGCGCCCAAATACGGCATCCTCGAAGACCCCGTGACCGGCTCCGCCCACTGCACGCTGGCACCGTACTGGGCCGAACGACTCGGCAAGACCGACCTCGAAGCGCGGCAGATCTCCCCACGGGTGGGGGAGATCAGCTGCCATGTCCGGGGGGATCGGGTCACGCTCGTCGGTTCGGCGGTGCTGTACCTCGAAGGCAGCATTCGCGTCTGA
- a CDS encoding VOC family protein, translated as MHIDSLDHLVLTVADIDATVAFYTRVLGMGVVTFGAGRQALTFGSQKINLHQQGREFEPKADRPTPGSADLCFLTSQPLPDVIGHLNACGVVVIEGPVQRTGAQGPILSVYIRDPDGNLIEIANRLSD; from the coding sequence ATGCACATCGACAGCCTGGATCATCTCGTCCTCACCGTGGCCGACATCGACGCCACCGTGGCTTTCTATACCCGCGTGCTGGGCATGGGCGTCGTCACCTTCGGTGCCGGGCGGCAGGCGCTCACCTTCGGCAGCCAGAAAATCAACCTGCATCAGCAGGGCCGGGAATTCGAACCCAAGGCCGACCGCCCCACACCCGGCTCGGCCGATCTGTGTTTCCTGACCAGCCAGCCATTGCCGGACGTGATCGGCCACCTGAATGCCTGCGGCGTGGTGGTGATCGAAGGGCCAGTGCAACGCACAGGCGCCCAGGGACCGATTTTGTCGGTCTATATTCGCGATCCGGATGGAAATCTCATCGAAATCGCGAATCGACTTTCAGATTGA
- a CDS encoding integron integrase, protein MEANTPPPKLLDQVRDLIRVKHYSIRTETQYLQWIRRFILFHGKRHPREMGAPEVEAFLTHLAVSRDVAAATQNQALSALLFLYREVLGIDLPWLDNVTRAKRPQRLPVVLTREEVMAILHRMSGTYGLMTSMLYGTGMRLMECVRLRVKDVDFARGEIIIRDGKGAKDRVTMLPESLVPALRDHLQKRRALFDDDLAAGKARVYLPHALAIKYPNAPTEWGWQYVFPAGGFSIDPRSGAEQRHHLDEKLLQRAMKKAVHASGIVKPATPHTLRHSFATHLLERGQDIRTIQALLGHKDVATTMIYTHVLNKGGRGVVSPLDS, encoded by the coding sequence ATGGAAGCAAACACACCTCCGCCGAAATTGCTGGATCAGGTGCGTGATCTGATTCGGGTCAAGCATTACAGTATCCGCACGGAAACTCAATACCTTCAATGGATTAGGCGATTCATTCTCTTCCACGGCAAGCGGCACCCTCGGGAAATGGGGGCGCCGGAGGTCGAAGCGTTTCTCACTCATCTGGCGGTTTCCCGCGATGTGGCTGCGGCCACGCAGAATCAGGCATTGTCCGCCTTGCTGTTTTTATACCGTGAGGTGCTGGGCATCGATTTGCCCTGGCTGGACAATGTGACCCGCGCCAAGCGGCCCCAGCGTTTGCCTGTGGTGCTCACCCGGGAAGAAGTGATGGCGATTCTGCATCGCATGTCGGGCACTTATGGGCTGATGACATCCATGCTCTACGGTACCGGCATGCGCCTGATGGAGTGCGTGCGCCTGCGTGTGAAGGATGTGGATTTCGCCCGGGGTGAAATCATTATCCGTGACGGCAAGGGGGCGAAGGATCGGGTGACGATGCTGCCGGAATCCCTGGTGCCGGCCCTGCGCGATCATCTCCAAAAACGCCGAGCGCTGTTCGATGACGATTTGGCTGCGGGCAAGGCTCGGGTGTATCTGCCTCATGCCCTGGCGATCAAGTATCCGAATGCGCCGACGGAATGGGGCTGGCAGTATGTTTTTCCTGCCGGGGGATTCTCGATCGATCCCCGCAGCGGCGCGGAACAGCGCCATCATCTGGATGAGAAGTTGTTGCAGCGCGCCATGAAAAAGGCGGTTCATGCCTCTGGCATCGTGAAGCCCGCCACGCCACACACCCTGCGCCATTCGTTTGCCACCCATCTGCTCGAACGCGGTCAGGATATTCGCACCATCCAGGCCTTGCTCGGCCACAAGGATGTAGCGACCACTATGATCTACACCCATGTGCTGAACAAGGGCGGGCGGGGTGTGGTCAGTCCGCTGGATTCGTAA
- a CDS encoding TIR domain-containing protein produces MKVFISWSGETSKKVAEAIREWLPQVLQTVKPYFTPSDIEKGTRWSSDIANELDDSMAGIFCVTKENLSSQWLMFEAGAISKRVEHSLVCPILIGLENSDINGPLTQFQTTLFEKSDIKKLVLDINKANKEHTLEESVLNNVFEKFWPELDAKVTAAMKAGEVGDAHDADIRSDREVLEEVLELSRALAIQKSGGFKLHDELNKRISNFLVSYRVIFEDDWEHTKGCLENSEYFISEQGSFIEPRVSDEGNNWGNRPFLLNSYRRLIEYIHKNNIDIKTAYGE; encoded by the coding sequence ATGAAAGTCTTCATCAGTTGGTCAGGTGAAACGAGCAAGAAAGTAGCCGAGGCAATCCGCGAATGGCTGCCTCAGGTGCTTCAAACCGTGAAGCCATATTTCACTCCCAGTGACATCGAGAAAGGCACTCGATGGTCATCCGATATCGCAAATGAACTGGATGATTCGATGGCGGGGATCTTCTGCGTAACGAAGGAAAACCTCAGTAGTCAGTGGTTAATGTTTGAAGCGGGGGCTATTTCCAAGCGCGTCGAACACTCATTGGTTTGCCCTATACTGATTGGCCTTGAGAATTCCGACATCAACGGGCCTCTAACGCAATTCCAAACAACCTTATTCGAGAAATCGGACATCAAAAAGTTGGTGCTCGATATCAACAAGGCAAACAAAGAACACACCCTTGAAGAATCTGTTCTTAATAATGTGTTTGAAAAGTTTTGGCCTGAGTTAGACGCCAAAGTCACAGCAGCAATGAAGGCTGGTGAGGTTGGTGATGCACATGATGCAGACATCCGATCTGACAGAGAAGTTTTAGAAGAGGTATTAGAGCTTTCACGCGCCTTGGCCATACAGAAGTCGGGCGGCTTCAAGCTCCACGATGAGCTAAATAAACGAATATCCAACTTCTTGGTTAGCTACCGCGTGATCTTTGAAGACGACTGGGAGCACACAAAAGGTTGCCTTGAGAACAGTGAGTACTTCATTAGTGAGCAGGGCTCGTTTATCGAGCCTAGGGTTTCAGATGAAGGTAATAACTGGGGTAACCGGCCGTTTTTGCTCAATTCTTATAGGCGGCTAATCGAATACATTCACAAGAACAACATCGATATCAAAACCGCATATGGTGAATGA
- a CDS encoding GNAT family N-acetyltransferase, producing the protein MSTELNIQRATVSDAPEVATMVGELLSEIMATIGIQAFNFDLTETTERLTDFINREKYFVFIARGIDDEPTGFIALYESYALYAEGAFGTVPELYVRPAHRSSALGQRLLSQAKIFGASRGWQRLEVTTPPLPQFDRTLAFYEREGFAITGGRKLKVSL; encoded by the coding sequence ATGAGTACCGAATTGAATATTCAAAGGGCAACCGTGAGCGACGCGCCGGAGGTTGCCACGATGGTCGGTGAGTTGCTGAGCGAAATCATGGCGACCATCGGCATTCAGGCCTTTAACTTTGATCTAACCGAAACAACGGAGAGGCTCACAGACTTCATCAATCGAGAGAAATACTTTGTCTTCATTGCGCGTGGCATAGATGACGAGCCTACCGGATTTATTGCACTTTATGAAAGCTATGCGTTATACGCGGAAGGTGCGTTTGGCACGGTTCCAGAACTCTATGTTCGGCCTGCACACCGTTCAAGCGCACTGGGCCAACGCTTGCTCTCTCAGGCCAAGATTTTTGGGGCGTCGCGAGGCTGGCAGCGTTTGGAGGTTACGACCCCACCATTGCCGCAATTCGATAGAACATTGGCTTTCTATGAGCGCGAAGGGTTTGCCATCACTGGTGGTCGTAAATTAAAGGTTTCCTTGTGA
- a CDS encoding abortive infection family protein: protein MSDLTIMEKRKLERAFGMGSGYVLDFSNRTFEEFILESVGIEIYDEKYDYASGSKANRMRAFWDRESNYLVGKLLGDIFDNWDELNHGYEKKPIPDDCIKIVQRLKTSAPVPDIDAVEPNTDDKDFETLAKSVREAIDRNEPETGLDRLHTFVTKYFRVLCEKHGISTEWDKPLHSLVGEYVKHLKSEGLIESEMTERILKSSISVMEAFNKVRNQQSYAHDNEVLNYNESLLIFGHVTSSIRFIKAIEDARRRKTAENVSANEFDDIPF, encoded by the coding sequence GTGTCCGATCTCACAATAATGGAAAAGAGAAAACTTGAACGTGCCTTCGGCATGGGGAGTGGCTATGTTCTCGACTTTTCCAATCGAACGTTTGAGGAATTTATCCTGGAAAGCGTTGGGATCGAGATTTACGACGAGAAATATGATTATGCGAGCGGTTCAAAAGCAAATCGCATGAGAGCATTTTGGGACAGAGAGTCGAATTACTTAGTCGGCAAGTTACTGGGAGATATCTTTGATAACTGGGACGAACTAAATCATGGTTACGAAAAAAAGCCAATCCCAGACGATTGTATAAAGATCGTTCAGCGCTTAAAAACCAGTGCCCCGGTACCGGACATAGACGCTGTCGAACCAAATACAGATGATAAAGATTTTGAAACATTGGCCAAGTCAGTGCGTGAAGCAATAGACCGCAATGAGCCAGAAACAGGATTAGATAGGCTTCATACGTTTGTTACAAAATATTTCAGAGTTCTGTGTGAAAAACATGGAATTTCTACTGAGTGGGATAAGCCATTACACAGCTTGGTAGGCGAGTATGTTAAGCACTTAAAGAGCGAGGGGCTAATTGAGTCAGAAATGACTGAACGGATACTTAAGTCCAGTATTTCAGTTATGGAAGCTTTCAACAAAGTAAGGAATCAGCAAAGCTACGCTCATGATAATGAGGTTCTCAATTACAACGAAAGCTTGCTTATATTCGGCCATGTAACAAGCTCTATTCGGTTCATCAAGGCAATTGAGGATGCTCGACGCAGAAAAACCGCTGAGAATGTTTCGGCAAATGAATTTGACGATATTCCATTCTGA